From a single Tursiops truncatus isolate mTurTru1 chromosome 20, mTurTru1.mat.Y, whole genome shotgun sequence genomic region:
- the RAD51C gene encoding DNA repair protein RAD51 homolog 3 isoform X4, producing the protein MQRDLVSLPLSPAVRVKLVSAGFQTAEELLEVKPSELSKEVGISKEEALETLQIIRRECLTNKTSYSGTAESGKKCTALELLEQEHTQSFIITFCSALDNILGGGIPLTKTTEICGAPGVGKTQLCMQLAVDVQIPECFGGVEGEAVFIDTEGSFMVDRVVDLANACIQHLQLIAGTHMGEEHPKALQDFTLENILSHIYYFRCRDYTELLAQVYLLPDFLSEHSKVRLVIVDGIAFPFRHDLDDLSLRTRLLNGLAQQMISLANNHRLAVILTNQMTTKIDKNQALLVPALGESWGHAATIRLIFHWDQKRRAQAPDAQAQQP; encoded by the exons ATGCAGCGGGATTTAGTGAGTTTGCCCCTGTCCCCAGCGGTGAGGGTGAAGCTGGTGTCTGCAGGTTTCCAGACTGCTGAGGAACTCCTAGAGGTGAAACCCTCCGAGCTCAGCAAAG AAGTTGGGATATCTAAAGAGGAAGCCTTAGAAACTCTGCAAATTATAAGAAGAGAATGTCTCACAAATAAAACAAGTTATTCTGGTACAGCTGAGTCAGGCAAGAAGTGCACAGCACTGGAACTTCTTGAGCAGGAGCATACCCAGAGTTTCATAATTACCTTCTGTTCAGCACTAGATAATATTCTTGGGGGTGGCATACCCTTaaccaaaacaacagaaatttgtggTGCACCAGGTGTTGGAAAAACACaattatg TATGCAGTTGGCAGTAGATGTGCAGATACCAGAATGTTTTGGAGGAGTGGAAGGTGAAGCAGTTTTTATTGATACAGAGGGGAGTTTTATGGTTGATAGAGTGGTAGACCTTGCTAATGCCTGCATTCAGCACCTGCAGCTTATAGCAGGAACACATATGGGAGAAG agCACCCAAAAGCTTTGCAGGATTTCActcttgaaaatattctttcccatatttattattttcgTTGTCGTGACTACACAGAGCTACTGGCACAAGTTTATCTGCTTCCAGACTTCCTTTCAGAACACTCAAAG GTTCGATTAGTGATAGTGGATGGTATTGCTTTTCCTTTTCGTCATGACCTAGATGACCTATCCCTTCGTACTCGGTTACTAAATGGCCTAGCGCAGCAAATGATCAGCCTTGCAAATAACCACAGATTAGCT gtaatTTTAACCAATCAGATGACAACAAAGATTGATAAAAATCAGGCCTTGCTGGTTCCTGCACTGG GGGAAAGTTGGGGGCATGCTGCTACAATACGACTAATCTTTCATTGGGACCAGAAGCGAAG
- the RAD51C gene encoding DNA repair protein RAD51 homolog 3 isoform X5, which translates to MQRDLVSLPLSPAVRVKLVSAGFQTAEELLEVKPSELSKEVGISKEEALETLQIIRRECLTNKTSYSGTAESGKKCTALELLEQEHTQSFIITFCSALDNILGGGIPLTKTTEICGAPGVGKTQLCMQLAVDVQIPECFGGVEGEAVFIDTEGSFMVDRVVDLANACIQHLQLIAGTHMGEEHPKALQDFTLENILSHIYYFRCRDYTELLAQVYLLPDFLSEHSKVRLVIVDGIAFPFRHDLDDLSLRTRLLNGLAQQMISLANNHRLAVILTNQMTTKIDKNQALLVPALGESWGHAATIRLIFHWDQKRRSERSFKMAKE; encoded by the exons ATGCAGCGGGATTTAGTGAGTTTGCCCCTGTCCCCAGCGGTGAGGGTGAAGCTGGTGTCTGCAGGTTTCCAGACTGCTGAGGAACTCCTAGAGGTGAAACCCTCCGAGCTCAGCAAAG AAGTTGGGATATCTAAAGAGGAAGCCTTAGAAACTCTGCAAATTATAAGAAGAGAATGTCTCACAAATAAAACAAGTTATTCTGGTACAGCTGAGTCAGGCAAGAAGTGCACAGCACTGGAACTTCTTGAGCAGGAGCATACCCAGAGTTTCATAATTACCTTCTGTTCAGCACTAGATAATATTCTTGGGGGTGGCATACCCTTaaccaaaacaacagaaatttgtggTGCACCAGGTGTTGGAAAAACACaattatg TATGCAGTTGGCAGTAGATGTGCAGATACCAGAATGTTTTGGAGGAGTGGAAGGTGAAGCAGTTTTTATTGATACAGAGGGGAGTTTTATGGTTGATAGAGTGGTAGACCTTGCTAATGCCTGCATTCAGCACCTGCAGCTTATAGCAGGAACACATATGGGAGAAG agCACCCAAAAGCTTTGCAGGATTTCActcttgaaaatattctttcccatatttattattttcgTTGTCGTGACTACACAGAGCTACTGGCACAAGTTTATCTGCTTCCAGACTTCCTTTCAGAACACTCAAAG GTTCGATTAGTGATAGTGGATGGTATTGCTTTTCCTTTTCGTCATGACCTAGATGACCTATCCCTTCGTACTCGGTTACTAAATGGCCTAGCGCAGCAAATGATCAGCCTTGCAAATAACCACAGATTAGCT gtaatTTTAACCAATCAGATGACAACAAAGATTGATAAAAATCAGGCCTTGCTGGTTCCTGCACTGG GGGAAAGTTGGGGGCATGCTGCTACAATACGACTAATCTTTCATTGGGACCAGAAGCGAAG
- the RAD51C gene encoding DNA repair protein RAD51 homolog 3 isoform X1 has protein sequence MQRDLVSLPLSPAVRVKLVSAGFQTAEELLEVKPSELSKEVGISKEEALETLQIIRRECLTNKTSYSGTAESGKKCTALELLEQEHTQSFIITFCSALDNILGGGIPLTKTTEICGAPGVGKTQLCMQLAVDVQIPECFGGVEGEAVFIDTEGSFMVDRVVDLANACIQHLQLIAGTHMGEEHPKALQDFTLENILSHIYYFRCRDYTELLAQVYLLPDFLSEHSKVRLVIVDGIAFPFRHDLDDLSLRTRLLNGLAQQMISLANNHRLAVILTNQMTTKIDKNQALLVPALGESWGHAATIRLIFHWDQKRRLATLYKSPSQKDATVLFQITPQGFRDAVVATACSLQTEGSLNIRKRSRDSEEEKESKD, from the exons ATGCAGCGGGATTTAGTGAGTTTGCCCCTGTCCCCAGCGGTGAGGGTGAAGCTGGTGTCTGCAGGTTTCCAGACTGCTGAGGAACTCCTAGAGGTGAAACCCTCCGAGCTCAGCAAAG AAGTTGGGATATCTAAAGAGGAAGCCTTAGAAACTCTGCAAATTATAAGAAGAGAATGTCTCACAAATAAAACAAGTTATTCTGGTACAGCTGAGTCAGGCAAGAAGTGCACAGCACTGGAACTTCTTGAGCAGGAGCATACCCAGAGTTTCATAATTACCTTCTGTTCAGCACTAGATAATATTCTTGGGGGTGGCATACCCTTaaccaaaacaacagaaatttgtggTGCACCAGGTGTTGGAAAAACACaattatg TATGCAGTTGGCAGTAGATGTGCAGATACCAGAATGTTTTGGAGGAGTGGAAGGTGAAGCAGTTTTTATTGATACAGAGGGGAGTTTTATGGTTGATAGAGTGGTAGACCTTGCTAATGCCTGCATTCAGCACCTGCAGCTTATAGCAGGAACACATATGGGAGAAG agCACCCAAAAGCTTTGCAGGATTTCActcttgaaaatattctttcccatatttattattttcgTTGTCGTGACTACACAGAGCTACTGGCACAAGTTTATCTGCTTCCAGACTTCCTTTCAGAACACTCAAAG GTTCGATTAGTGATAGTGGATGGTATTGCTTTTCCTTTTCGTCATGACCTAGATGACCTATCCCTTCGTACTCGGTTACTAAATGGCCTAGCGCAGCAAATGATCAGCCTTGCAAATAACCACAGATTAGCT gtaatTTTAACCAATCAGATGACAACAAAGATTGATAAAAATCAGGCCTTGCTGGTTCCTGCACTGG GGGAAAGTTGGGGGCATGCTGCTACAATACGACTAATCTTTCATTGGGACCAGAAGCGAAG GTTGGCAACATTGTACAAATCACCAAGCCAGAAGGATGCTACAGTACTATTTCAAATCACA CCTCAGGGATTTAGAGATGCTGTTGTTGCTACTGCATGTTCATTGCAAACAGAAGGTTCATTGAATATCCGGAAGCGGTCACGGgactcagaggaagaaaaggaatccaaagacTAG
- the RAD51C gene encoding DNA repair protein RAD51 homolog 3 isoform X2 has translation MQRDLVSLPLSPAVRVKLVSAGFQTAEELLEVKPSELSKEVGISKEEALETLQIIRRECLTNKTSYSGTAESGKKCTALELLEQEHTQSFIITFCSALDNILGGGIPLTKTTEICGAPGVGKTQLCMQLAVDVQIPECFGGVEGEAVFIDTEGSFMVDRVVDLANACIQHLQLIAGTHMGEEHPKALQDFTLENILSHIYYFRCRDYTELLAQVYLLPDFLSEHSKVRLVIVDGIAFPFRHDLDDLSLRTRLLNGLAQQMISLANNHRLAVILTNQMTTKIDKNQALLVPALGESWGHAATIRLIFHWDQKRSMRSFHCCGLSRCRAQAPDAQAQQP, from the exons ATGCAGCGGGATTTAGTGAGTTTGCCCCTGTCCCCAGCGGTGAGGGTGAAGCTGGTGTCTGCAGGTTTCCAGACTGCTGAGGAACTCCTAGAGGTGAAACCCTCCGAGCTCAGCAAAG AAGTTGGGATATCTAAAGAGGAAGCCTTAGAAACTCTGCAAATTATAAGAAGAGAATGTCTCACAAATAAAACAAGTTATTCTGGTACAGCTGAGTCAGGCAAGAAGTGCACAGCACTGGAACTTCTTGAGCAGGAGCATACCCAGAGTTTCATAATTACCTTCTGTTCAGCACTAGATAATATTCTTGGGGGTGGCATACCCTTaaccaaaacaacagaaatttgtggTGCACCAGGTGTTGGAAAAACACaattatg TATGCAGTTGGCAGTAGATGTGCAGATACCAGAATGTTTTGGAGGAGTGGAAGGTGAAGCAGTTTTTATTGATACAGAGGGGAGTTTTATGGTTGATAGAGTGGTAGACCTTGCTAATGCCTGCATTCAGCACCTGCAGCTTATAGCAGGAACACATATGGGAGAAG agCACCCAAAAGCTTTGCAGGATTTCActcttgaaaatattctttcccatatttattattttcgTTGTCGTGACTACACAGAGCTACTGGCACAAGTTTATCTGCTTCCAGACTTCCTTTCAGAACACTCAAAG GTTCGATTAGTGATAGTGGATGGTATTGCTTTTCCTTTTCGTCATGACCTAGATGACCTATCCCTTCGTACTCGGTTACTAAATGGCCTAGCGCAGCAAATGATCAGCCTTGCAAATAACCACAGATTAGCT gtaatTTTAACCAATCAGATGACAACAAAGATTGATAAAAATCAGGCCTTGCTGGTTCCTGCACTGG GGGAAAGTTGGGGGCATGCTGCTACAATACGACTAATCTTTCATTGGGACCAGAAGCGAAG
- the RAD51C gene encoding DNA repair protein RAD51 homolog 3 isoform X3 — protein sequence MQRDLVSLPLSPAVRVKLVSAGFQTAEELLEVKPSELSKEVGISKEEALETLQIIRRECLTNKTSYSGTAESGKKCTALELLEQEHTQSFIITFCSALDNILGGGIPLTKTTEICGAPGVGKTQLCMQLAVDVQIPECFGGVEGEAVFIDTEGSFMVDRVVDLANACIQHLQLIAGTHMGEEHPKALQDFTLENILSHIYYFRCRDYTELLAQVYLLPDFLSEHSKVILTNQMTTKIDKNQALLVPALGESWGHAATIRLIFHWDQKRRLATLYKSPSQKDATVLFQITPQGFRDAVVATACSLQTEGSLNIRKRSRDSEEEKESKD from the exons ATGCAGCGGGATTTAGTGAGTTTGCCCCTGTCCCCAGCGGTGAGGGTGAAGCTGGTGTCTGCAGGTTTCCAGACTGCTGAGGAACTCCTAGAGGTGAAACCCTCCGAGCTCAGCAAAG AAGTTGGGATATCTAAAGAGGAAGCCTTAGAAACTCTGCAAATTATAAGAAGAGAATGTCTCACAAATAAAACAAGTTATTCTGGTACAGCTGAGTCAGGCAAGAAGTGCACAGCACTGGAACTTCTTGAGCAGGAGCATACCCAGAGTTTCATAATTACCTTCTGTTCAGCACTAGATAATATTCTTGGGGGTGGCATACCCTTaaccaaaacaacagaaatttgtggTGCACCAGGTGTTGGAAAAACACaattatg TATGCAGTTGGCAGTAGATGTGCAGATACCAGAATGTTTTGGAGGAGTGGAAGGTGAAGCAGTTTTTATTGATACAGAGGGGAGTTTTATGGTTGATAGAGTGGTAGACCTTGCTAATGCCTGCATTCAGCACCTGCAGCTTATAGCAGGAACACATATGGGAGAAG agCACCCAAAAGCTTTGCAGGATTTCActcttgaaaatattctttcccatatttattattttcgTTGTCGTGACTACACAGAGCTACTGGCACAAGTTTATCTGCTTCCAGACTTCCTTTCAGAACACTCAAAG gtaatTTTAACCAATCAGATGACAACAAAGATTGATAAAAATCAGGCCTTGCTGGTTCCTGCACTGG GGGAAAGTTGGGGGCATGCTGCTACAATACGACTAATCTTTCATTGGGACCAGAAGCGAAG GTTGGCAACATTGTACAAATCACCAAGCCAGAAGGATGCTACAGTACTATTTCAAATCACA CCTCAGGGATTTAGAGATGCTGTTGTTGCTACTGCATGTTCATTGCAAACAGAAGGTTCATTGAATATCCGGAAGCGGTCACGGgactcagaggaagaaaaggaatccaaagacTAG
- the RAD51C gene encoding DNA repair protein RAD51 homolog 3 isoform X6 produces the protein MQRDLVSLPLSPAVRVKLVSAGFQTAEELLEVKPSELSKEVGISKEEALETLQIIRRECLTNKTSYSGTAESGKKCTALELLEQEHTQSFIITFCSALDNILGGGIPLTKTTEICGAPGVGKTQLCMQLAVDVQIPECFGGVEGEAVFIDTEGSFMVDRVVDLANACIQHLQLIAGTHMGEEHPKALQDFTLENILSHIYYFRCRDYTELLAQVYLLPDFLSEHSKVRLVIVDGIAFPFRHDLDDLSLRTRLLNGLAQQMISLANNHRLAVILTNQMTTKIDKNQALLVPALGESWGHAATIRLIFHWDQKRR, from the exons ATGCAGCGGGATTTAGTGAGTTTGCCCCTGTCCCCAGCGGTGAGGGTGAAGCTGGTGTCTGCAGGTTTCCAGACTGCTGAGGAACTCCTAGAGGTGAAACCCTCCGAGCTCAGCAAAG AAGTTGGGATATCTAAAGAGGAAGCCTTAGAAACTCTGCAAATTATAAGAAGAGAATGTCTCACAAATAAAACAAGTTATTCTGGTACAGCTGAGTCAGGCAAGAAGTGCACAGCACTGGAACTTCTTGAGCAGGAGCATACCCAGAGTTTCATAATTACCTTCTGTTCAGCACTAGATAATATTCTTGGGGGTGGCATACCCTTaaccaaaacaacagaaatttgtggTGCACCAGGTGTTGGAAAAACACaattatg TATGCAGTTGGCAGTAGATGTGCAGATACCAGAATGTTTTGGAGGAGTGGAAGGTGAAGCAGTTTTTATTGATACAGAGGGGAGTTTTATGGTTGATAGAGTGGTAGACCTTGCTAATGCCTGCATTCAGCACCTGCAGCTTATAGCAGGAACACATATGGGAGAAG agCACCCAAAAGCTTTGCAGGATTTCActcttgaaaatattctttcccatatttattattttcgTTGTCGTGACTACACAGAGCTACTGGCACAAGTTTATCTGCTTCCAGACTTCCTTTCAGAACACTCAAAG GTTCGATTAGTGATAGTGGATGGTATTGCTTTTCCTTTTCGTCATGACCTAGATGACCTATCCCTTCGTACTCGGTTACTAAATGGCCTAGCGCAGCAAATGATCAGCCTTGCAAATAACCACAGATTAGCT gtaatTTTAACCAATCAGATGACAACAAAGATTGATAAAAATCAGGCCTTGCTGGTTCCTGCACTGG GGGAAAGTTGGGGGCATGCTGCTACAATACGACTAATCTTTCATTGGGACCAGAAGCGAAG